One genomic region from Terasakiella sp. SH-1 encodes:
- a CDS encoding asparaginase encodes MNPVLVEVTRGDTVESRHSGAFCVSNGAGDILLSQGDIDQPVFPRSSIKAIQALAMMESGAADAFGFSDEELALACASHGGEVAHTGVAQSMLNKMGLTKELLQCGSHWPMNEEAGRALAMEGETPNPLHNNCSGKHSGFLAYLKHMKVTPRGYTQIDHPLQQAIKKALEEVCETDLSNAPVGIDGCDIPTWAIPLKNLALGFAKYSDPVTYFTPERAKAVTRLNKAIFTYPYMVAGKDRYDTSLMEAFPSQVFAKVGAEGVFTAFIPKRDIGIAVKCDDGAFRGAEHILTAVLEDLKIFSKDDFDKAGIAHLYATPLLNRNGKVVGEVRRAF; translated from the coding sequence ATGAACCCGGTTCTGGTCGAAGTCACCCGTGGTGATACGGTTGAAAGCCGCCATAGCGGCGCATTTTGTGTCTCAAACGGTGCAGGTGATATCCTGCTGTCCCAAGGTGACATTGACCAGCCTGTTTTCCCTCGCTCCAGCATCAAGGCCATTCAGGCCCTTGCCATGATGGAAAGCGGGGCTGCTGACGCCTTTGGCTTTAGCGATGAAGAACTTGCCCTCGCCTGTGCCTCCCACGGTGGTGAGGTTGCCCATACCGGGGTGGCACAGTCCATGCTCAACAAAATGGGGCTTACAAAAGAGCTTTTGCAATGCGGGTCACACTGGCCGATGAATGAAGAGGCTGGGCGGGCCTTGGCGATGGAAGGGGAAACACCCAATCCCTTGCACAATAACTGTTCGGGCAAACATTCCGGCTTTCTGGCCTACCTGAAACATATGAAAGTCACCCCCAGGGGTTACACGCAGATAGACCACCCTTTGCAACAAGCTATCAAGAAAGCTCTGGAAGAGGTTTGTGAAACGGACCTGAGCAATGCCCCTGTCGGCATTGATGGTTGTGATATCCCCACATGGGCCATCCCCCTTAAAAACCTTGCTCTTGGTTTTGCAAAATATAGTGATCCGGTAACATATTTCACGCCAGAACGTGCCAAAGCCGTCACACGTCTCAATAAAGCCATCTTCACCTACCCTTATATGGTCGCAGGTAAAGACCGTTATGACACCAGCCTTATGGAAGCCTTCCCCAGTCAGGTTTTTGCCAAAGTCGGAGCAGAAGGTGTCTTTACAGCTTTTATCCCCAAACGTGATATCGGGATTGCCGTCAAATGTGATGACGGGGCCTTTCGTGGGGCAGAACATATCCTGACAGCTGTGTTGGAAGACCTGAAAATTTTCAGTAAAGATGACTTTGACAAAGCTGGTATCGCCCATCTTTATGCAACACCGCTGCTCAACCGCAATGGTAAGGTCGTTGGCGAAGTCCGCCGCGCTTTTTAA
- the rpmE gene encoding 50S ribosomal protein L31 codes for MQKDIHPDYHTITVQMTDGSTFETRSTWGKEGDVMKLDIDPKSHPAWTGVHRLLDSGGQLAKFNKRFSGFGIK; via the coding sequence ATGCAAAAAGATATTCATCCTGATTACCACACAATTACAGTTCAAATGACTGACGGTTCTACTTTCGAAACTCGCTCTACTTGGGGCAAAGAAGGTGACGTTATGAAACTGGACATCGACCCGAAATCTCACCCGGCCTGGACTGGTGTACACCGTCTGCTCGACTCCGGGGGCCAGCTGGCGAAATTCAACAAGCGTTTCTCTGGCTTCGGCATCAAATAA
- the cyaY gene encoding iron donor protein CyaY translates to MSLDESQYHKLADELLEMLFDGLDEAIGDEADVDLQDGILNIEFDAGGVYIINKNAPNKEIWLASPKSGASHYAYKEGAWMGTRADVNLLELLNDELKVSLS, encoded by the coding sequence ATGTCACTGGACGAAAGCCAATACCATAAACTGGCAGATGAACTGCTGGAAATGCTCTTTGACGGGCTGGATGAAGCCATTGGCGATGAAGCCGATGTCGACCTGCAAGACGGGATTCTCAATATCGAATTTGATGCCGGTGGTGTCTATATCATCAACAAAAACGCTCCCAATAAAGAAATCTGGCTGGCGTCCCCTAAAAGCGGGGCAAGCCATTATGCCTATAAAGAAGGCGCATGGATGGGCACACGTGCCGACGTCAACCTGCTTGAATTGCTTAATGACGAGCTGAAAGTCTCTTTATCATGA
- a CDS encoding peptidoglycan -binding protein, which translates to MALGRRRRIQQDNIWPGFVDALATLLMVIIFLLMIFVLAQIFLSETLSGRENTLEKLSTDMGELSELLNLERKANKDLRANMASLSSELQASVKMRDEFTVKVKSLQEDNARITTQLEDAFQIIEADKETIELKLAEIAKLQQDAAALEALRDELTKQVKEQAAKLERKDGEIVEERKLADSAQAQQALMNKQLASLREQLAAIQEALQASETLNKNQKAQIRSLGKRLNAALATKVQELSKYRSEFFGELRQLLGNQSGIRIVGDRFVFQSEVLFNSGEATLEPAGQFQLQQLARTLKDIASRIPGKIDWILRVDGHTDNIPIATSKFPSNWELSTQRAISVVKELIKQGIPANRLAATGFGEFQPLDDRADEIARRRNRRIELKLTQR; encoded by the coding sequence ATGGCGCTGGGGCGACGCAGACGAATTCAACAGGATAATATCTGGCCGGGCTTTGTTGATGCTTTGGCAACCTTGTTGATGGTCATTATCTTTTTGCTGATGATCTTTGTCCTTGCCCAGATTTTCCTCAGTGAGACCCTGTCTGGGCGTGAAAATACACTGGAAAAGCTTAGCACTGATATGGGAGAGCTGAGCGAGCTGTTGAATCTGGAACGTAAGGCCAATAAAGACCTGCGTGCCAATATGGCCAGCCTGTCATCTGAATTACAGGCATCGGTGAAGATGCGTGATGAATTCACTGTGAAGGTCAAATCCCTGCAAGAAGATAATGCTCGCATAACAACCCAGCTGGAAGATGCTTTCCAGATTATTGAGGCCGATAAAGAAACCATCGAATTGAAATTGGCGGAAATTGCCAAGTTGCAACAAGATGCAGCGGCCCTTGAAGCTTTGCGCGATGAATTGACCAAACAGGTCAAGGAACAGGCCGCCAAGCTTGAGAGAAAAGATGGTGAGATTGTTGAAGAACGCAAACTGGCTGACAGCGCACAAGCCCAGCAAGCTTTGATGAACAAGCAATTGGCAAGCCTGCGCGAACAGTTAGCTGCCATTCAGGAAGCCCTGCAAGCCTCAGAAACCTTGAATAAAAATCAGAAAGCACAAATCCGTTCCTTGGGGAAACGGTTGAATGCAGCCCTTGCGACCAAGGTGCAGGAATTATCAAAATATCGTTCAGAGTTTTTTGGGGAGCTGCGCCAGCTTTTGGGTAATCAGTCAGGCATTCGCATTGTGGGCGATCGTTTTGTGTTCCAGTCCGAAGTGCTGTTTAATTCAGGTGAAGCCACGCTGGAACCTGCCGGACAGTTCCAGCTTCAGCAATTGGCAAGGACTTTAAAAGATATTGCGTCCCGCATTCCGGGCAAGATCGACTGGATTTTACGTGTGGATGGACATACGGATAATATTCCGATTGCAACCAGCAAGTTCCCCTCTAACTGGGAGCTGTCTACGCAACGTGCCATTTCTGTGGTGAAAGAACTGATTAAGCAGGGGATACCGGCAAATCGGTTAGCGGCAACAGGCTTTGGGGAATTTCAGCCACTAGATGATCGCGCCGATGAAATTGCCCGACGTCGTAACCGCCGGATTGAGTTGAAGCTGACGCAACGTTAA
- a CDS encoding MFS transporter, whose translation MFVLFLVVFIDLVGFGIVIPLLPFFGEHFQASPDVVTLLLATYSITQLISAPILGRLSDRYGRRPVLLLSLLGSIVSYVWLGFAESLMMLFIARAFNGFMAGNIATAFAYITDITTPENRAKGMGVIGAAFGLGFIMGPAIGGILAGSDPANANFQLPALCAAVLSAIAFVIALVKLKESLSDEIREKIAALGPRNHWKSFFETLTRPRLGLLVMLSFGCIFVFAGMETTFAMWTRREFNWGPEQNGYLFAFLGVISAVIQGGLIGRLSKKFGEGKLVVFGTLCLGLGLGLIPFCETTVMLAGATMILAIGFALSTPSLNSLISLEAAETERGAVMGATRSAVTLARVLGPISAGVLFAQMGRDMPYFAGMGIMLVITVIAFAKLGSSRAPKAVEATE comes from the coding sequence ATGTTTGTTTTATTTCTTGTCGTGTTTATCGACCTTGTTGGTTTTGGCATTGTCATTCCTCTATTGCCGTTTTTTGGTGAACATTTTCAGGCAAGCCCTGATGTGGTGACTTTGTTGCTGGCGACCTATTCCATCACGCAGTTGATTTCAGCCCCTATTCTTGGGCGCTTAAGTGATCGCTATGGTCGCCGTCCTGTATTGCTGTTGTCTTTGTTGGGCTCCATCGTGAGCTACGTCTGGCTTGGTTTTGCTGAAAGCCTGATGATGTTGTTTATTGCGCGTGCCTTTAATGGCTTTATGGCGGGGAATATCGCCACAGCCTTTGCCTATATTACCGATATTACCACCCCTGAAAACCGGGCAAAGGGCATGGGGGTGATTGGTGCAGCCTTTGGGCTTGGCTTTATTATGGGGCCTGCCATTGGTGGGATCTTGGCCGGTAGTGATCCAGCTAATGCAAACTTCCAGCTTCCGGCTTTGTGTGCAGCTGTTTTGTCAGCTATTGCTTTTGTGATTGCTTTGGTAAAGTTGAAAGAATCCCTTTCTGATGAAATTCGTGAAAAAATTGCGGCTTTAGGCCCACGCAATCATTGGAAATCTTTCTTTGAAACCCTGACGCGCCCGCGCTTGGGTTTGCTGGTCATGCTGTCTTTTGGTTGTATTTTTGTTTTTGCCGGAATGGAAACCACCTTTGCCATGTGGACACGACGCGAATTTAATTGGGGGCCGGAACAAAATGGCTATCTTTTTGCCTTTCTTGGGGTGATCAGTGCTGTTATCCAAGGGGGCTTGATTGGGCGCTTGTCCAAGAAATTTGGTGAAGGCAAGCTGGTGGTCTTTGGGACGTTGTGTCTTGGGCTTGGTTTAGGCTTGATCCCATTTTGTGAAACAACGGTGATGTTGGCCGGGGCCACCATGATTTTGGCGATTGGTTTTGCCTTATCAACGCCGTCTCTCAATAGTCTGATCTCATTGGAGGCTGCAGAAACCGAACGGGGCGCGGTGATGGGGGCAACGCGATCTGCGGTCACTTTGGCTCGTGTGCTCGGCCCTATTTCAGCGGGTGTTCTGTTTGCCCAAATGGGGCGCGATATGCCTTACTTTGCGGGTATGGGGATTATGCTGGTGATCACAGTGATTGCTTTTGCCAAGCTGGGATCAAGCCGTGCCCCAAAGGCTGTGGAAGCCACAGAGTAA
- a CDS encoding flagellar motor protein MotA yields MTRPQRYLIRMIFFLVAVGAAAFLLYGQLQEAFFANPALNGLILGVLLIGIMNSFRQVLMLNPEVRWIEEFKSDRPTASSSAQPHLLAPMATMLGEREGGQFTLSALSTRSLLDGIATRLEEQRDLSRYNIGLLIFLGLLGTFWGLLSTVGSVGDVISNLTIGTGGDLGAVFNDLKRGLEAPIEGMGTAFSSSLFGLAGSLVLGFLDLQMGQSQNRFYTDLEDWLASQTRLSSGALSDAGGDQSVPAYVQALLEQTADSLEKLQRTMTKGEENKAAANAQFMELTSKLGTLSDTMRTEQALMAKLAEGQLAQKALLDKMVNGTSGTGGGLDDTSKSHLRNIDIYTQRLVEDMSAGREEMISQVRQEIRLLARTIAAKDT; encoded by the coding sequence ATGACCCGCCCCCAACGATATCTTATTCGGATGATATTCTTTCTCGTTGCAGTGGGCGCAGCGGCCTTTCTGCTTTATGGGCAGCTGCAAGAAGCCTTTTTTGCCAATCCGGCATTGAATGGCTTGATTCTGGGTGTTTTGCTGATTGGCATCATGAACAGCTTTCGTCAGGTCTTGATGCTCAATCCTGAAGTGCGCTGGATCGAAGAATTTAAATCAGACCGTCCGACGGCGAGTTCAAGTGCCCAGCCTCATTTGCTGGCCCCGATGGCAACCATGCTGGGGGAACGTGAGGGCGGTCAGTTTACCTTATCAGCCCTTTCGACGCGTTCTTTGCTTGATGGGATTGCCACCCGTTTGGAAGAACAGCGCGACCTGTCACGTTATAATATCGGCCTGTTGATTTTCCTTGGCCTGCTGGGGACATTTTGGGGTTTGTTAAGTACGGTTGGGTCTGTTGGTGATGTCATCAGTAATTTGACCATTGGCACAGGCGGGGATTTGGGCGCTGTCTTTAATGATTTGAAACGCGGGTTGGAAGCTCCGATTGAAGGGATGGGCACGGCCTTTAGTTCTTCCCTATTTGGTTTGGCAGGATCGCTGGTGCTTGGCTTCCTTGATCTGCAAATGGGGCAGTCGCAAAATCGTTTTTACACAGACCTTGAAGACTGGCTGGCAAGTCAGACGCGCTTATCCAGCGGGGCACTTTCTGATGCGGGCGGTGATCAGTCTGTTCCTGCCTATGTGCAGGCATTGTTGGAACAAACGGCTGATAGCCTGGAAAAATTGCAACGCACCATGACCAAGGGGGAAGAAAACAAGGCCGCAGCCAATGCCCAGTTCATGGAACTGACTTCCAAGCTTGGCACGCTCAGTGATACCATGCGCACTGAACAGGCCCTGATGGCGAAGCTGGCGGAAGGTCAATTGGCGCAAAAAGCCTTGTTGGACAAAATGGTCAATGGGACCAGTGGTACAGGCGGTGGTCTGGATGATACCAGTAAGAGCCATCTGCGCAATATTGATATTTATACCCAGCGGCTGGTGGAAGATATGTCAGCCGGACGTGAAGAAATGATTTCTCAGGTGCGCCAGGAAATCCGCCTGTTGGCTCGTACCATCGCAGCCAAGGATACATAA